Proteins encoded together in one Urocitellus parryii isolate mUroPar1 chromosome 3, mUroPar1.hap1, whole genome shotgun sequence window:
- the Plk5 gene encoding inactive serine/threonine-protein kinase PLK5 isoform X1 has translation MEPGPRRQHRSHQLVAAFLRDPSSGRVYRRGKLIGKGAFSRCYKLTDMSTSAVFALKVVPRAGRLPSRGKVEREIALHRRLRHHNIVAFHGHFADRDHVYMVLEYCSRQSLAHVLKARQTLTEPEVRYYLRGVIGGLRYLHQRRIVHRDLKLSNLLLNKKMEVKIGDLGLATRLGPGGRCHRVLCGTPNLLAPEVVSRKGHSCPSDIWALGCIMYTVLTGTPPFVAASLSEMYQNIRDGHYPEPAHLSPNARRLIARLLAPDPAERPNVDHLLQDDFFTQGFTPERMPSHSCHSPPVFTFPQPLGSLFRKVGQLLSAQCGPPCPFTSKEASGPGEGPEPDSVDWGSEASLSERGAHCPQALVHLLTQGTLRSDPAGEPRDGGGSRHQETTALPGRWPCGHTGPPRGAAALPLGSQVGGLFQQVWLWLPAVGRGQWSPVSGWHPHGPAPPRKPHLLPARAREAGDLRPEGRPPGAGRQAGRPAAPHRLPAEAPAGGELGGGERGRRPDALSAGGGLACPPAARRAGPLPAALRGDLAGAAAAVQRRDPAGQLRWAADPAGAEWRGPGAAAHPLGAGSARGLLLPGHPAAPRVCPGCPAAPALHAPPAAELIATQDQSGPPSDGAGDPGSIPVPAPPPRESGERGHSGGWQGGFSPRGLTVQPDSRGHRLGRGLSGRALAHHGEAPGSTLSTA, from the exons ATGGAGCCCGGGCCGAGGCGGCAGCACCGGAGCCACCAGCTGGTGGCAGCCTTCTTGCGCGACCCCAGCTCCGGGCGCGTCTACCGGCGCGGGAAGCTGATCGGCAAG GGCGCCTTCAGCCGCTGCTACAAGCTGACAGACATGTCCACCAGCGCTGTGTTTGCCCTTAAGGTGGTGCCGCGGGCCGGGAGGCTTCCCTCCAGAGGGAAG GTGGAACGCGAGATCGCCCTGCACAGACGCCTGCGGCACCACAACATAGTGGCCTTCCATGGGCACTTCGCTGACCGTGACCATGTGTACATGGTGCTGGAGTACTGCAGCCGAcag TCCTTGGCCCACGTGCTGAAGGCGCGGCAGACCCTGACGGAGCCCGAGGTGCGCTACTACCTGCGGGGCGTGATCGGTGGCCTTCGCTACCTCCATCAGCGGCGCATCGTGCACAGAGACCTGAAGCTCA GTAATTTATTACTTAACAAGAAGATGGAGGTGAAAATCGGAGACCTGGGACTGGCCACCAGGTTGGGGCCAGGGGGCCGCTGCCACAG GGTGCTCTGTGGGACTCCAAACCTCCTGGCCCCAGAGGTGGTGTCCAGAAAGGGGCACTCCTGCCCATCGGACATCTGGGCCCTGGGCTGCATCAT GTACACAGTGCTGACTGGCACCCCACCTTTTGTGGCGGCATCCCTGTCAGAGATGTACCAGAACATCCGTGATGGCCACTATCCAGAGCCTGCCCACCTGTCACCCAATGCCCGCCGCCTCATTGCCCGCCTCCTGGCACCTGATCCAGCTGAGAGGCCCAACGTGGACCACCTGCTGCAGGACGACTTCTTCACACAG GGCTTCACTCCGGAGCGGATGCCCTCCCACTCCTGCCACAGCCCCCCGGTCTTCACCTTCCCACAACCTCTGGGCAGCCTCTTCCGGAAAGTGGGCCAGCTACTGTCGGCCCAGTGTGGACCTCCCT GTCCCTTCACCTCCAAAGAGGCCTCGGGCCCAGGAGAAGGGCCAGAACCTGACTCCGTGGACTGGGGCAGCGAG GCCTCCCTGTCTGAGAGAGGGGCTCACTGTCCCCAGGCCCTCGTCCACTTGCTCACACAAGGGACCCTCCGGAGCGACCCGGCAG GAGAGCCCAGAGACGGAGGTGGCAGCCGCCATCAGGAAACTACAGCTCTGCCTGGACGCTGGCCCTGTGG CCACACAGGACCCCCCAGGGGAGCAGCAGCCCTccctctgggctcccaggtgggTGGATTATTCCAGCAAGTATGGCTTTGGCTACCAGCTGTCGGACGGGGGCAGTGGAGTCCTGTTTCGGGATGGCACCCACATGGCCCTGCGCCCCCCAGGAAG cCACATCTGCTACCTGCCCGCGCGAGGGAGGCTGGAGACCTTCGCCCTGAGGGACGTCCCCCGGGCGCTGGGCGCCAAGCTGGCCGTCCTGCGGCTCCTCACCGGCTACCTGCAGAGGCGCCTGCGGGAGGTGagctggggggcggggagaggggcCGGCGCCCTGACGCCCTGTCTGCAGGAGGGGGCCTCGCCTGCCCCCCAGCCGCCCGCCGCGCTGGGCCTCTGCCTGCTGCGCTTCGTGGGGACCTCGCAggcgctgctgctgctgttcaGCGACGGGACCCTGCAG GTCAGCTTCGGTGGGCTGCAGACCCAGCTGGTGCTGAGTGGCGAGGGCCAGGGGCTGCTGCTCACCCACTGGGCGCGGGGTCAGCCAGGGGCCTCCTACTCCCTGGGCACCCTGCAGCGCCGCGAGTGTGCCCCGGCTGCCCTGCAGCACCTGCGCTGCACGCTCCACCTGCTGCAGAGCTTATAGCGACCCAGGATCAGAGTGGACCTCCGAGTGACGGGGCTGGGGACCCAGGCTCCATTCCTGTTCCTGCTCCTCCCCCGAGGGAGTCGGGAGAGCGGGGGCACTCAGGAGGGTGGCAGGGTGGCTTCTCGCCCCGTGGCCTGACTGTTCAACCTGACTCCCGTGGGCATCGACTGGGgcgggggctcagtggtagagcacttgcccaccatggggaggcaccgggttcgaccctcagcaccgcataa
- the Plk5 gene encoding inactive serine/threonine-protein kinase PLK5 isoform X2, giving the protein MEPGPRRQHRSHQLVAAFLRDPSSGRVYRRGKLIGKGAFSRCYKLTDMSTSAVFALKVVPRAGRLPSRGKVEREIALHRRLRHHNIVAFHGHFADRDHVYMVLEYCSRQSLAHVLKARQTLTEPEVRYYLRGVIGGLRYLHQRRIVHRDLKLSNLLLNKKMEVKIGDLGLATRLGPGGRCHRVLCGTPNLLAPEVVSRKGHSCPSDIWALGCIMYTVLTGTPPFVAASLSEMYQNIRDGHYPEPAHLSPNARRLIARLLAPDPAERPNVDHLLQDDFFTQGFTPERMPSHSCHSPPVFTFPQPLGSLFRKVGQLLSAQCGPPCPFTSKEASGPGEGPEPDSVDWGSEASLSERGAHCPQALVHLLTQGTLRSDPAGEPRDGGGSRHQETTALPGRWPCGHTGPPRGAAALPLGSQVGGLFQQVWLWLPAVGRGQWSPVSGWHPHGPAPPRKPHLLPARAREAGDLRPEGRPPGAGRQAGRPAAPHRLPAEAPAGGQLRWAADPAGAEWRGPGAAAHPLGAGSARGLLLPGHPAAPRVCPGCPAAPALHAPPAAELIATQDQSGPPSDGAGDPGSIPVPAPPPRESGERGHSGGWQGGFSPRGLTVQPDSRGHRLGRGLSGRALAHHGEAPGSTLSTA; this is encoded by the exons ATGGAGCCCGGGCCGAGGCGGCAGCACCGGAGCCACCAGCTGGTGGCAGCCTTCTTGCGCGACCCCAGCTCCGGGCGCGTCTACCGGCGCGGGAAGCTGATCGGCAAG GGCGCCTTCAGCCGCTGCTACAAGCTGACAGACATGTCCACCAGCGCTGTGTTTGCCCTTAAGGTGGTGCCGCGGGCCGGGAGGCTTCCCTCCAGAGGGAAG GTGGAACGCGAGATCGCCCTGCACAGACGCCTGCGGCACCACAACATAGTGGCCTTCCATGGGCACTTCGCTGACCGTGACCATGTGTACATGGTGCTGGAGTACTGCAGCCGAcag TCCTTGGCCCACGTGCTGAAGGCGCGGCAGACCCTGACGGAGCCCGAGGTGCGCTACTACCTGCGGGGCGTGATCGGTGGCCTTCGCTACCTCCATCAGCGGCGCATCGTGCACAGAGACCTGAAGCTCA GTAATTTATTACTTAACAAGAAGATGGAGGTGAAAATCGGAGACCTGGGACTGGCCACCAGGTTGGGGCCAGGGGGCCGCTGCCACAG GGTGCTCTGTGGGACTCCAAACCTCCTGGCCCCAGAGGTGGTGTCCAGAAAGGGGCACTCCTGCCCATCGGACATCTGGGCCCTGGGCTGCATCAT GTACACAGTGCTGACTGGCACCCCACCTTTTGTGGCGGCATCCCTGTCAGAGATGTACCAGAACATCCGTGATGGCCACTATCCAGAGCCTGCCCACCTGTCACCCAATGCCCGCCGCCTCATTGCCCGCCTCCTGGCACCTGATCCAGCTGAGAGGCCCAACGTGGACCACCTGCTGCAGGACGACTTCTTCACACAG GGCTTCACTCCGGAGCGGATGCCCTCCCACTCCTGCCACAGCCCCCCGGTCTTCACCTTCCCACAACCTCTGGGCAGCCTCTTCCGGAAAGTGGGCCAGCTACTGTCGGCCCAGTGTGGACCTCCCT GTCCCTTCACCTCCAAAGAGGCCTCGGGCCCAGGAGAAGGGCCAGAACCTGACTCCGTGGACTGGGGCAGCGAG GCCTCCCTGTCTGAGAGAGGGGCTCACTGTCCCCAGGCCCTCGTCCACTTGCTCACACAAGGGACCCTCCGGAGCGACCCGGCAG GAGAGCCCAGAGACGGAGGTGGCAGCCGCCATCAGGAAACTACAGCTCTGCCTGGACGCTGGCCCTGTGG CCACACAGGACCCCCCAGGGGAGCAGCAGCCCTccctctgggctcccaggtgggTGGATTATTCCAGCAAGTATGGCTTTGGCTACCAGCTGTCGGACGGGGGCAGTGGAGTCCTGTTTCGGGATGGCACCCACATGGCCCTGCGCCCCCCAGGAAG cCACATCTGCTACCTGCCCGCGCGAGGGAGGCTGGAGACCTTCGCCCTGAGGGACGTCCCCCGGGCGCTGGGCGCCAAGCTGGCCGTCCTGCGGCTCCTCACCGGCTACCTGCAGAGGCGCCTGCGGGAG GTCAGCTTCGGTGGGCTGCAGACCCAGCTGGTGCTGAGTGGCGAGGGCCAGGGGCTGCTGCTCACCCACTGGGCGCGGGGTCAGCCAGGGGCCTCCTACTCCCTGGGCACCCTGCAGCGCCGCGAGTGTGCCCCGGCTGCCCTGCAGCACCTGCGCTGCACGCTCCACCTGCTGCAGAGCTTATAGCGACCCAGGATCAGAGTGGACCTCCGAGTGACGGGGCTGGGGACCCAGGCTCCATTCCTGTTCCTGCTCCTCCCCCGAGGGAGTCGGGAGAGCGGGGGCACTCAGGAGGGTGGCAGGGTGGCTTCTCGCCCCGTGGCCTGACTGTTCAACCTGACTCCCGTGGGCATCGACTGGGgcgggggctcagtggtagagcacttgcccaccatggggaggcaccgggttcgaccctcagcaccgcataa
- the Plk5 gene encoding inactive serine/threonine-protein kinase PLK5 isoform X6: MEPGPRRQHRSHQLVAAFLRDPSSGRVYRRGKLIGKGAFSRCYKLTDMSTSAVFALKVVPRAGRLPSRGKVEREIALHRRLRHHNIVAFHGHFADRDHVYMVLEYCSRQSLAHVLKARQTLTEPEVRYYLRGVIGGLRYLHQRRIVHRDLKLSNLLLNKKMEVKIGDLGLATRLGPGGRCHRVLCGTPNLLAPEVVSRKGHSCPSDIWALGCIMYTVLTGTPPFVAASLSEMYQNIRDGHYPEPAHLSPNARRLIARLLAPDPAERPNVDHLLQDDFFTQGFTPERMPSHSCHSPPVFTFPQPLGSLFRKVGQLLSAQCGPPCPFTSKEASGPGEGPEPDSVDWGSEASLSERGAHCPQALVHLLTQGTLRSDPAGPQESPETEVAAAIRKLQLCLDAGPVATQDPPGEQQPSLWAPRWVDYSSKYGFGYQLSDGGSGVLFRDGTHMALRPPGSHICYLPARGRLETFALRDVPRALGAKLAVLRLLTGYLQRRLREVLAKNSLNMHRSLASARVHCAPMCVDQLLLLMEWATERGRRFRTAVGQ; encoded by the exons ATGGAGCCCGGGCCGAGGCGGCAGCACCGGAGCCACCAGCTGGTGGCAGCCTTCTTGCGCGACCCCAGCTCCGGGCGCGTCTACCGGCGCGGGAAGCTGATCGGCAAG GGCGCCTTCAGCCGCTGCTACAAGCTGACAGACATGTCCACCAGCGCTGTGTTTGCCCTTAAGGTGGTGCCGCGGGCCGGGAGGCTTCCCTCCAGAGGGAAG GTGGAACGCGAGATCGCCCTGCACAGACGCCTGCGGCACCACAACATAGTGGCCTTCCATGGGCACTTCGCTGACCGTGACCATGTGTACATGGTGCTGGAGTACTGCAGCCGAcag TCCTTGGCCCACGTGCTGAAGGCGCGGCAGACCCTGACGGAGCCCGAGGTGCGCTACTACCTGCGGGGCGTGATCGGTGGCCTTCGCTACCTCCATCAGCGGCGCATCGTGCACAGAGACCTGAAGCTCA GTAATTTATTACTTAACAAGAAGATGGAGGTGAAAATCGGAGACCTGGGACTGGCCACCAGGTTGGGGCCAGGGGGCCGCTGCCACAG GGTGCTCTGTGGGACTCCAAACCTCCTGGCCCCAGAGGTGGTGTCCAGAAAGGGGCACTCCTGCCCATCGGACATCTGGGCCCTGGGCTGCATCAT GTACACAGTGCTGACTGGCACCCCACCTTTTGTGGCGGCATCCCTGTCAGAGATGTACCAGAACATCCGTGATGGCCACTATCCAGAGCCTGCCCACCTGTCACCCAATGCCCGCCGCCTCATTGCCCGCCTCCTGGCACCTGATCCAGCTGAGAGGCCCAACGTGGACCACCTGCTGCAGGACGACTTCTTCACACAG GGCTTCACTCCGGAGCGGATGCCCTCCCACTCCTGCCACAGCCCCCCGGTCTTCACCTTCCCACAACCTCTGGGCAGCCTCTTCCGGAAAGTGGGCCAGCTACTGTCGGCCCAGTGTGGACCTCCCT GTCCCTTCACCTCCAAAGAGGCCTCGGGCCCAGGAGAAGGGCCAGAACCTGACTCCGTGGACTGGGGCAGCGAG GCCTCCCTGTCTGAGAGAGGGGCTCACTGTCCCCAGGCCCTCGTCCACTTGCTCACACAAGGGACCCTCCGGAGCGACCCGGCAG GGCCACAGGAGAGCCCAGAGACGGAGGTGGCAGCCGCCATCAGGAAACTACAGCTCTGCCTGGACGCTGGCCCTGTGG CCACACAGGACCCCCCAGGGGAGCAGCAGCCCTccctctgggctcccaggtgggTGGATTATTCCAGCAAGTATGGCTTTGGCTACCAGCTGTCGGACGGGGGCAGTGGAGTCCTGTTTCGGGATGGCACCCACATGGCCCTGCGCCCCCCAGGAAG cCACATCTGCTACCTGCCCGCGCGAGGGAGGCTGGAGACCTTCGCCCTGAGGGACGTCCCCCGGGCGCTGGGCGCCAAGCTGGCCGTCCTGCGGCTCCTCACCGGCTACCTGCAGAGGCGCCTGCGGGAG
- the Plk5 gene encoding inactive serine/threonine-protein kinase PLK5 isoform X5 codes for MEPGPRRQHRSHQLVAAFLRDPSSGRVYRRGKLIGKGAFSRCYKLTDMSTSAVFALKVVPRAGRLPSRGKVEREIALHRRLRHHNIVAFHGHFADRDHVYMVLEYCSRQSLAHVLKARQTLTEPEVRYYLRGVIGGLRYLHQRRIVHRDLKLSNLLLNKKMEVKIGDLGLATRLGPGGRCHRVLCGTPNLLAPEVVSRKGHSCPSDIWALGCIMYTVLTGTPPFVAASLSEMYQNIRDGHYPEPAHLSPNARRLIARLLAPDPAERPNVDHLLQDDFFTQGFTPERMPSHSCHSPPVFTFPQPLGSLFRKVGQLLSAQCGPPCPFTSKEASGPGEGPEPDSVDWGSEASLSERGAHCPQALVHLLTQGTLRSDPAGPQESPETEVAAAIRKLQLCLDAGPVATQDPPGEQQPSLWAPRWVDYSSKYGFGYQLSDGGSGVLFRDGTHMALRPPGSHICYLPARGRLETFALRDVPRALGAKLAVLRLLTGYLQRRLREVSFGGLQTQLVLSGEGQGLLLTHWARGQPGASYSLGTLQRRECAPAALQHLRCTLHLLQSL; via the exons ATGGAGCCCGGGCCGAGGCGGCAGCACCGGAGCCACCAGCTGGTGGCAGCCTTCTTGCGCGACCCCAGCTCCGGGCGCGTCTACCGGCGCGGGAAGCTGATCGGCAAG GGCGCCTTCAGCCGCTGCTACAAGCTGACAGACATGTCCACCAGCGCTGTGTTTGCCCTTAAGGTGGTGCCGCGGGCCGGGAGGCTTCCCTCCAGAGGGAAG GTGGAACGCGAGATCGCCCTGCACAGACGCCTGCGGCACCACAACATAGTGGCCTTCCATGGGCACTTCGCTGACCGTGACCATGTGTACATGGTGCTGGAGTACTGCAGCCGAcag TCCTTGGCCCACGTGCTGAAGGCGCGGCAGACCCTGACGGAGCCCGAGGTGCGCTACTACCTGCGGGGCGTGATCGGTGGCCTTCGCTACCTCCATCAGCGGCGCATCGTGCACAGAGACCTGAAGCTCA GTAATTTATTACTTAACAAGAAGATGGAGGTGAAAATCGGAGACCTGGGACTGGCCACCAGGTTGGGGCCAGGGGGCCGCTGCCACAG GGTGCTCTGTGGGACTCCAAACCTCCTGGCCCCAGAGGTGGTGTCCAGAAAGGGGCACTCCTGCCCATCGGACATCTGGGCCCTGGGCTGCATCAT GTACACAGTGCTGACTGGCACCCCACCTTTTGTGGCGGCATCCCTGTCAGAGATGTACCAGAACATCCGTGATGGCCACTATCCAGAGCCTGCCCACCTGTCACCCAATGCCCGCCGCCTCATTGCCCGCCTCCTGGCACCTGATCCAGCTGAGAGGCCCAACGTGGACCACCTGCTGCAGGACGACTTCTTCACACAG GGCTTCACTCCGGAGCGGATGCCCTCCCACTCCTGCCACAGCCCCCCGGTCTTCACCTTCCCACAACCTCTGGGCAGCCTCTTCCGGAAAGTGGGCCAGCTACTGTCGGCCCAGTGTGGACCTCCCT GTCCCTTCACCTCCAAAGAGGCCTCGGGCCCAGGAGAAGGGCCAGAACCTGACTCCGTGGACTGGGGCAGCGAG GCCTCCCTGTCTGAGAGAGGGGCTCACTGTCCCCAGGCCCTCGTCCACTTGCTCACACAAGGGACCCTCCGGAGCGACCCGGCAG GGCCACAGGAGAGCCCAGAGACGGAGGTGGCAGCCGCCATCAGGAAACTACAGCTCTGCCTGGACGCTGGCCCTGTGG CCACACAGGACCCCCCAGGGGAGCAGCAGCCCTccctctgggctcccaggtgggTGGATTATTCCAGCAAGTATGGCTTTGGCTACCAGCTGTCGGACGGGGGCAGTGGAGTCCTGTTTCGGGATGGCACCCACATGGCCCTGCGCCCCCCAGGAAG cCACATCTGCTACCTGCCCGCGCGAGGGAGGCTGGAGACCTTCGCCCTGAGGGACGTCCCCCGGGCGCTGGGCGCCAAGCTGGCCGTCCTGCGGCTCCTCACCGGCTACCTGCAGAGGCGCCTGCGGGAG GTCAGCTTCGGTGGGCTGCAGACCCAGCTGGTGCTGAGTGGCGAGGGCCAGGGGCTGCTGCTCACCCACTGGGCGCGGGGTCAGCCAGGGGCCTCCTACTCCCTGGGCACCCTGCAGCGCCGCGAGTGTGCCCCGGCTGCCCTGCAGCACCTGCGCTGCACGCTCCACCTGCTGCAGAGCTTATAG
- the Plk5 gene encoding inactive serine/threonine-protein kinase PLK5 isoform X4 translates to MEPGPRRQHRSHQLVAAFLRDPSSGRVYRRGKLIGKGAFSRCYKLTDMSTSAVFALKVVPRAGRLPSRGKVEREIALHRRLRHHNIVAFHGHFADRDHVYMVLEYCSRQSLAHVLKARQTLTEPEVRYYLRGVIGGLRYLHQRRIVHRDLKLSNLLLNKKMEVKIGDLGLATRLGPGGRCHRVLCGTPNLLAPEVVSRKGHSCPSDIWALGCIMYTVLTGTPPFVAASLSEMYQNIRDGHYPEPAHLSPNARRLIARLLAPDPAERPNVDHLLQDDFFTQGFTPERMPSHSCHSPPVFTFPQPLGSLFRKVGQLLSAQCGPPCPFTSKEASGPGEGPEPDSVDWGSEASLSERGAHCPQALVHLLTQGTLRSDPAATQDPPGEQQPSLWAPRWVDYSSKYGFGYQLSDGGSGVLFRDGTHMALRPPGSHICYLPARGRLETFALRDVPRALGAKLAVLRLLTGYLQRRLREVSWGAGRGAGALTPCLQEGASPAPQPPAALGLCLLRFVGTSQALLLLFSDGTLQVSFGGLQTQLVLSGEGQGLLLTHWARGQPGASYSLGTLQRRECAPAALQHLRCTLHLLQSL, encoded by the exons ATGGAGCCCGGGCCGAGGCGGCAGCACCGGAGCCACCAGCTGGTGGCAGCCTTCTTGCGCGACCCCAGCTCCGGGCGCGTCTACCGGCGCGGGAAGCTGATCGGCAAG GGCGCCTTCAGCCGCTGCTACAAGCTGACAGACATGTCCACCAGCGCTGTGTTTGCCCTTAAGGTGGTGCCGCGGGCCGGGAGGCTTCCCTCCAGAGGGAAG GTGGAACGCGAGATCGCCCTGCACAGACGCCTGCGGCACCACAACATAGTGGCCTTCCATGGGCACTTCGCTGACCGTGACCATGTGTACATGGTGCTGGAGTACTGCAGCCGAcag TCCTTGGCCCACGTGCTGAAGGCGCGGCAGACCCTGACGGAGCCCGAGGTGCGCTACTACCTGCGGGGCGTGATCGGTGGCCTTCGCTACCTCCATCAGCGGCGCATCGTGCACAGAGACCTGAAGCTCA GTAATTTATTACTTAACAAGAAGATGGAGGTGAAAATCGGAGACCTGGGACTGGCCACCAGGTTGGGGCCAGGGGGCCGCTGCCACAG GGTGCTCTGTGGGACTCCAAACCTCCTGGCCCCAGAGGTGGTGTCCAGAAAGGGGCACTCCTGCCCATCGGACATCTGGGCCCTGGGCTGCATCAT GTACACAGTGCTGACTGGCACCCCACCTTTTGTGGCGGCATCCCTGTCAGAGATGTACCAGAACATCCGTGATGGCCACTATCCAGAGCCTGCCCACCTGTCACCCAATGCCCGCCGCCTCATTGCCCGCCTCCTGGCACCTGATCCAGCTGAGAGGCCCAACGTGGACCACCTGCTGCAGGACGACTTCTTCACACAG GGCTTCACTCCGGAGCGGATGCCCTCCCACTCCTGCCACAGCCCCCCGGTCTTCACCTTCCCACAACCTCTGGGCAGCCTCTTCCGGAAAGTGGGCCAGCTACTGTCGGCCCAGTGTGGACCTCCCT GTCCCTTCACCTCCAAAGAGGCCTCGGGCCCAGGAGAAGGGCCAGAACCTGACTCCGTGGACTGGGGCAGCGAG GCCTCCCTGTCTGAGAGAGGGGCTCACTGTCCCCAGGCCCTCGTCCACTTGCTCACACAAGGGACCCTCCGGAGCGACCCGGCAG CCACACAGGACCCCCCAGGGGAGCAGCAGCCCTccctctgggctcccaggtgggTGGATTATTCCAGCAAGTATGGCTTTGGCTACCAGCTGTCGGACGGGGGCAGTGGAGTCCTGTTTCGGGATGGCACCCACATGGCCCTGCGCCCCCCAGGAAG cCACATCTGCTACCTGCCCGCGCGAGGGAGGCTGGAGACCTTCGCCCTGAGGGACGTCCCCCGGGCGCTGGGCGCCAAGCTGGCCGTCCTGCGGCTCCTCACCGGCTACCTGCAGAGGCGCCTGCGGGAGGTGagctggggggcggggagaggggcCGGCGCCCTGACGCCCTGTCTGCAGGAGGGGGCCTCGCCTGCCCCCCAGCCGCCCGCCGCGCTGGGCCTCTGCCTGCTGCGCTTCGTGGGGACCTCGCAggcgctgctgctgctgttcaGCGACGGGACCCTGCAG GTCAGCTTCGGTGGGCTGCAGACCCAGCTGGTGCTGAGTGGCGAGGGCCAGGGGCTGCTGCTCACCCACTGGGCGCGGGGTCAGCCAGGGGCCTCCTACTCCCTGGGCACCCTGCAGCGCCGCGAGTGTGCCCCGGCTGCCCTGCAGCACCTGCGCTGCACGCTCCACCTGCTGCAGAGCTTATAG
- the Plk5 gene encoding inactive serine/threonine-protein kinase PLK5 isoform X3: MEPGPRRQHRSHQLVAAFLRDPSSGRVYRRGKLIGKGAFSRCYKLTDMSTSAVFALKVVPRAGRLPSRGKVEREIALHRRLRHHNIVAFHGHFADRDHVYMVLEYCSRQSLAHVLKARQTLTEPEVRYYLRGVIGGLRYLHQRRIVHRDLKLSNLLLNKKMEVKIGDLGLATRLGPGGRCHRVLCGTPNLLAPEVVSRKGHSCPSDIWALGCIMYTVLTGTPPFVAASLSEMYQNIRDGHYPEPAHLSPNARRLIARLLAPDPAERPNVDHLLQDDFFTQGFTPERMPSHSCHSPPVFTFPQPLGSLFRKVGQLLSAQCGPPCPFTSKEASGPGEGPEPDSVDWGSEASLSERGAHCPQALVHLLTQGTLRSDPAGPQESPETEVAAAIRKLQLCLDAGPVATQDPPGEQQPSLWAPRWVDYSSKYGFGYQLSDGGSGVLFRDGTHMALRPPGSHICYLPARGRLETFALRDVPRALGAKLAVLRLLTGYLQRRLREVSWGAGRGAGALTPCLQEGASPAPQPPAALGLCLLRFVGTSQALLLLFSDGTLQVSFGGLQTQLVLSGEGQGLLLTHWARGQPGASYSLGTLQRRECAPAALQHLRCTLHLLQSL; the protein is encoded by the exons ATGGAGCCCGGGCCGAGGCGGCAGCACCGGAGCCACCAGCTGGTGGCAGCCTTCTTGCGCGACCCCAGCTCCGGGCGCGTCTACCGGCGCGGGAAGCTGATCGGCAAG GGCGCCTTCAGCCGCTGCTACAAGCTGACAGACATGTCCACCAGCGCTGTGTTTGCCCTTAAGGTGGTGCCGCGGGCCGGGAGGCTTCCCTCCAGAGGGAAG GTGGAACGCGAGATCGCCCTGCACAGACGCCTGCGGCACCACAACATAGTGGCCTTCCATGGGCACTTCGCTGACCGTGACCATGTGTACATGGTGCTGGAGTACTGCAGCCGAcag TCCTTGGCCCACGTGCTGAAGGCGCGGCAGACCCTGACGGAGCCCGAGGTGCGCTACTACCTGCGGGGCGTGATCGGTGGCCTTCGCTACCTCCATCAGCGGCGCATCGTGCACAGAGACCTGAAGCTCA GTAATTTATTACTTAACAAGAAGATGGAGGTGAAAATCGGAGACCTGGGACTGGCCACCAGGTTGGGGCCAGGGGGCCGCTGCCACAG GGTGCTCTGTGGGACTCCAAACCTCCTGGCCCCAGAGGTGGTGTCCAGAAAGGGGCACTCCTGCCCATCGGACATCTGGGCCCTGGGCTGCATCAT GTACACAGTGCTGACTGGCACCCCACCTTTTGTGGCGGCATCCCTGTCAGAGATGTACCAGAACATCCGTGATGGCCACTATCCAGAGCCTGCCCACCTGTCACCCAATGCCCGCCGCCTCATTGCCCGCCTCCTGGCACCTGATCCAGCTGAGAGGCCCAACGTGGACCACCTGCTGCAGGACGACTTCTTCACACAG GGCTTCACTCCGGAGCGGATGCCCTCCCACTCCTGCCACAGCCCCCCGGTCTTCACCTTCCCACAACCTCTGGGCAGCCTCTTCCGGAAAGTGGGCCAGCTACTGTCGGCCCAGTGTGGACCTCCCT GTCCCTTCACCTCCAAAGAGGCCTCGGGCCCAGGAGAAGGGCCAGAACCTGACTCCGTGGACTGGGGCAGCGAG GCCTCCCTGTCTGAGAGAGGGGCTCACTGTCCCCAGGCCCTCGTCCACTTGCTCACACAAGGGACCCTCCGGAGCGACCCGGCAG GGCCACAGGAGAGCCCAGAGACGGAGGTGGCAGCCGCCATCAGGAAACTACAGCTCTGCCTGGACGCTGGCCCTGTGG CCACACAGGACCCCCCAGGGGAGCAGCAGCCCTccctctgggctcccaggtgggTGGATTATTCCAGCAAGTATGGCTTTGGCTACCAGCTGTCGGACGGGGGCAGTGGAGTCCTGTTTCGGGATGGCACCCACATGGCCCTGCGCCCCCCAGGAAG cCACATCTGCTACCTGCCCGCGCGAGGGAGGCTGGAGACCTTCGCCCTGAGGGACGTCCCCCGGGCGCTGGGCGCCAAGCTGGCCGTCCTGCGGCTCCTCACCGGCTACCTGCAGAGGCGCCTGCGGGAGGTGagctggggggcggggagaggggcCGGCGCCCTGACGCCCTGTCTGCAGGAGGGGGCCTCGCCTGCCCCCCAGCCGCCCGCCGCGCTGGGCCTCTGCCTGCTGCGCTTCGTGGGGACCTCGCAggcgctgctgctgctgttcaGCGACGGGACCCTGCAG GTCAGCTTCGGTGGGCTGCAGACCCAGCTGGTGCTGAGTGGCGAGGGCCAGGGGCTGCTGCTCACCCACTGGGCGCGGGGTCAGCCAGGGGCCTCCTACTCCCTGGGCACCCTGCAGCGCCGCGAGTGTGCCCCGGCTGCCCTGCAGCACCTGCGCTGCACGCTCCACCTGCTGCAGAGCTTATAG